The Salmonella enterica subsp. houtenae serovar Houten genome has a segment encoding these proteins:
- the hemM gene encoding outer membrane lipoprotein produces the protein MTLPDFRLIRLLPLASLVLTACTLPVHKGPGKSPDSPQWRQHQQEVRHLNQYQTRGAFAYISDDQKVYARFFWQQTGQDRYRLLLTNPLGSTELELNAQPGNVQLVDNKGQRYTADDAEEMIGKLTGMPIPLNSLRQWILGLPGDATDYKLDDQYRLSEVNYRQDGKNWKVVYGGYDSKTQPAMPANMELSDGSQRIKLKMDNWIVK, from the coding sequence ATGACCCTGCCCGATTTTCGCCTGATTCGTCTACTGCCGTTAGCAAGCCTGGTTCTCACCGCCTGTACGCTTCCTGTGCATAAAGGCCCGGGCAAGAGCCCGGATTCCCCTCAGTGGCGCCAGCATCAACAAGAGGTGCGTCATCTGAATCAATACCAGACGCGCGGCGCCTTTGCTTATATCTCCGATGACCAGAAAGTCTATGCGCGCTTCTTCTGGCAACAGACCGGACAGGATCGCTACCGTCTGCTGCTCACCAACCCGCTGGGCAGCACCGAGCTGGAGCTTAACGCCCAGCCGGGCAACGTCCAGTTGGTGGATAACAAAGGTCAGCGCTATACCGCCGATGACGCCGAAGAGATGATCGGCAAACTCACCGGGATGCCGATTCCGTTAAACAGCCTGCGGCAGTGGATCCTCGGTCTGCCTGGCGATGCCACCGACTACAAACTGGACGATCAGTATCGCCTGAGCGAAGTGAACTACCGCCAGGATGGTAAAAACTGGAAAGTGGTTTACGGTGGTTATGACAGCAAAACGCAGCCTGCCATGCCTGCCAATATGGAGCTTTCAGACGGCAGTCAGCGCATTAAGCTGAAAATGGATAACTGGATTGTGAAATGA
- the hemA gene encoding glutamyl-tRNA reductase, producing MTLLALGINHKTAPVSLRERVTFSPDTLDQALDSLLAQPMVQGGVVLSTCNRTELYLSVEEQDNLQEALIRWLCDYHNLNEDDLRNSLYWHQDNDAVSHLMRVASGLDSLVLGEPQILGQVKKAFADSQKGHLNASALERMFQKSFSVAKRVRTETDIGASAVSVAFAACTLARQIFESLSTVTVLLVGAGETIELVARHLREHKVQKMIIANRTRERAQALADEVGAEVISLSDIDARLQDADIIISSTASPLPIIGKGMVERALRSRRNQPMLLVDIAVPRDVEPEVGKLANAYLYSVDDLQSIISHNLAQRQAAAVEAETIVEQEASEFMAWLRAQGASETIREYRSQSEQIRDELTTKALSALQQGGDAQAILQDLAWKLTNRLIHAPTKSLQQAARDGDDERLNILRDSLGLE from the coding sequence ATGACCCTTTTAGCGCTCGGTATTAACCATAAAACGGCACCTGTATCGCTGCGAGAACGCGTAACGTTTTCGCCGGACACGCTTGATCAGGCGCTGGACAGTCTGCTTGCGCAGCCAATGGTGCAGGGCGGGGTCGTGCTGTCAACCTGTAACCGTACAGAGCTGTATCTGAGCGTGGAAGAGCAGGATAACCTGCAAGAAGCGCTGATCCGCTGGTTATGCGATTACCATAACCTGAACGAGGACGATCTGCGCAACAGTCTGTACTGGCATCAGGACAATGACGCTGTCAGCCACCTGATGCGCGTCGCCAGCGGTCTGGATTCACTGGTGCTGGGCGAACCGCAAATCCTCGGTCAGGTGAAAAAAGCGTTTGCGGATTCGCAAAAAGGCCACCTTAACGCCAGCGCGCTGGAGCGAATGTTTCAGAAGTCTTTTTCCGTTGCCAAGCGAGTGCGGACTGAAACCGATATCGGCGCCAGCGCCGTCTCCGTTGCGTTTGCCGCCTGTACGCTCGCCCGCCAAATCTTTGAATCGCTCTCGACGGTCACTGTACTGTTAGTTGGCGCGGGCGAAACTATTGAACTGGTGGCGCGTCACCTGCGCGAGCATAAAGTACAAAAGATGATTATCGCCAACCGAACCCGCGAGCGCGCGCAAGCCCTGGCGGATGAGGTAGGGGCCGAGGTTATCTCGCTCAGCGATATTGACGCCCGTTTGCAGGATGCCGATATTATCATCAGTTCGACCGCCAGCCCGCTACCGATTATCGGCAAGGGTATGGTGGAGCGTGCATTAAGAAGCCGTCGTAACCAGCCGATGCTGCTGGTGGATATCGCTGTACCGCGCGACGTTGAGCCGGAAGTCGGCAAACTGGCGAACGCTTATCTTTATAGCGTTGATGATTTACAGAGCATCATTTCGCATAATCTGGCGCAGCGTCAGGCTGCGGCGGTAGAAGCGGAAACGATTGTTGAGCAGGAAGCCAGCGAGTTTATGGCCTGGCTACGCGCCCAGGGGGCCAGCGAGACCATTCGGGAATACCGTAGTCAGTCGGAGCAGATTCGTGACGAACTGACCACCAAAGCGCTGTCGGCCCTTCAACAGGGCGGCGATGCGCAAGCCATCTTGCAGGATCTGGCATGGAAACTGACTAACCGCCTGATTCATGCGCCAACGAAATCACTTCAACAGGCTGCCCGTGACGGGGATGACGAACGCCTGAATATTCTGCGCGACAGCCTCGGGCTGGAGTAG
- the ipk gene encoding isopentenyl monophosphate kinase produces the protein MMTHWPSPAKLNLFLYITGQRADGYHTLQTLFQFLDYGDTLHIEPRHDGEIHLLTPVNGVEHEDNLIVRAARLLMKAASESGRLPAGSGADISIEKHLPMGGGLGGGSSNAATVLVALNHLWQCGLSIDELATLGLTLGADVPVFVRGHAAFAEGVGEILTPVNPPEKWYLVAHPGVSIPTPVIFKDPQLPRNTPKRSIDTLLKCEFSNDCEVIARKRFREVDAALSWLLEYAPSRLTGTGACVFAEFDTESCARQVLEQAPEWLNAFVAKGVNLSPLHRELL, from the coding sequence ATGATGACCCACTGGCCTTCTCCGGCAAAATTAAATCTGTTTTTATATATCACCGGGCAGCGTGCGGACGGCTACCACACGCTACAGACGCTGTTTCAGTTTCTGGATTATGGCGACACACTACACATCGAACCGCGTCACGATGGCGAAATCCATTTATTAACGCCGGTTAATGGCGTTGAACATGAAGACAACCTGATCGTCCGCGCCGCGCGGCTGTTGATGAAAGCCGCCTCGGAGAGTGGACGCCTGCCCGCCGGAAGCGGCGCAGATATCAGCATTGAGAAGCATTTGCCGATGGGCGGCGGTCTGGGCGGCGGTTCATCTAACGCCGCAACCGTTCTGGTGGCGCTCAATCATCTTTGGCAATGCGGGCTTTCCATTGATGAACTGGCGACGCTCGGCCTGACGCTCGGCGCCGACGTTCCGGTCTTTGTTCGTGGCCACGCCGCCTTTGCCGAAGGCGTAGGCGAAATATTAACGCCGGTGAATCCGCCGGAAAAATGGTATCTGGTCGCGCACCCTGGCGTCAGCATTCCGACGCCGGTTATCTTTAAAGATCCTCAATTGCCGCGTAATACGCCAAAAAGGTCAATAGATACGTTACTAAAATGTGAATTCAGCAATGATTGCGAGGTTATCGCAAGAAAACGTTTTCGCGAGGTTGATGCGGCGCTTTCCTGGCTGTTAGAATACGCGCCGTCGCGCCTGACTGGGACAGGGGCCTGTGTCTTTGCTGAATTCGATACAGAGTCTTGTGCTCGCCAGGTGCTTGAGCAAGCCCCGGAATGGCT